The DNA segment CATCCCGCCTGTGCTCCGTACCAGCCTTGCCTCCTCTGTTACGCCTCCCGCGGAGCCGCCGCTGCGTGCCCTCTCCACGGCCAATCCTGCCGTCGACTCGGTGCCGCCTCCGAAGGCCCCCTTCTTCAACAGCCTTTTAGAGGAGGAACGGCTTCTGCTGCTGGGCCAATCTACCGCTGGCCGCTATCTCGTCGTTGCTCTCACCGAGCGCGGCGACACCGTGCGCATCATCAGCGCGCGGCTGATGACTTCACGAGAGAGGAGGACGTATGAGCGCCAGACCCGAAGCTGACGAACTGCGCGAGGAGTACGATTTCACGGCCGAGGAACTGCAGCGCGGCGAGCGGGGAAAGTTCGCGGAGCGCTACGCGCGGGGCACCAACCTGGTCCCCCTCGACCCTGATGTGGCCGAGGTATTTCCCGATGCCGCAGCTGTAAACCAAGCGCTGCGGGCGCTCGTGGGAATCATCAAGGATCGCTCCCGCTCCGCAGCCTGACTGCGGACGGAGTCGCGCCTCTGACGAGGGCACCAATCAGTAACCCGCCTCCTCCCGCAGCGGCGCCCCGCCGAGAACGATCACCGATAGCGTGTCTCCGGCTCCGAAGTCGCCGCCGGACTCCGGCACCACCAGCAGCCCGTCCGCCGCGGCCATGGAGGTCAGCACCCCGGAGCTCTGGGAGCCGGTCAGCGAAGCGGACAGGTGGCCGTCGGCACGGTCCAGGCGGACGCGCAGGAAGTGCGTCAGTCCCGGCTGCATGGAGACCGGGTCGCGCAGCCGCGCCGGCTCGGTCGGGGGGAAGACCGCGCGCCGTCCGCACATCCGTAGCAGGGCGGGGCGGACCAGCACCTCGAAGGTCACCATCGTGGAGACCGGGTTGCCGGGGAGCCCGAACCAGGGGATCCCGCCCAGCCCCGCCACCCGCCCGAACGCGAACGCCGATCCCGGCCGCGCCCGCACCCGCCAGAAGCTCACCTCCGTTTCCAGCGCCTCCATGACGGCGCGGACGTGGTCGTGCTCGCCGACGCTGATTCCGGCGGTGGTCACCAGCGCGTCGCACCCGCGGGCGTCCTCCAGCCGCTCGCGCAGGCTCTCCGGGGTGTCCGCGGCGATCCCCAGCACCTGCGCCTCAATCCCCGATTCCGCGAGCTGCGCCGCCAGCGCGTAGCTATTGGAGGAGACGATCCTGCGCCCGGCCAGCACCTCCGCGAACCCTTCCACCTCCACCAGCTCGTCGCCCGAGGCGAGCACGGCCACCCGTGGCCGCCGCACCACCGGCAGCTCCGCCCGCCCGAGCGATGCGGCCACCCCGAGCTCCGCCGCGCGAAGGGGCGTCCCGGCGCGGAGCACCACCTCGCCTCGCCGGACGTCCTCCCCCCGGCGGCGGACGTTCTTCCCCGCGTCCGCGTCCGACCGCACCTCCACGCGGCCCTCCGGCGTGCCGACCGCGGCGGCGCCGTCCGTGTGCTCCACCCGCACGACCCCGTCCGCCCCCTCGGGGAACGGAGCCCCGGTCATCACCCGGATGGCCTCTCCGGGGCCTACCGGGCGCGAGGGGAAGCTTCCCGCCGGCACGTCGTCCACCACGCGCAGCACTCGCGGTGCCTCCGGCGAGGCCCCGAGCACGTCCGCGCTCCGGACCGCGAACCCGTCCATGGCGCTGTTGTCCCACGGCGGGAGGTCCACGGGGGATGCCACGTCCTCCGCCAGCACGGAGCCCAGCGCGTTCAGCAGCGCCCGCCGCTCCGGCGCGAGCGGCGCCACCAGGCGCAGGATCGTGCCCCGCGCCTCCTGGACCGATACCCAGTCGGCCGTGCGTCCGCGGCTCATCGTCCCCTCCGTGGCTCAGCGCATCGCATCGTGCTCCTTCCCGCTCCGGGCGATCTCCTCTGCCCGGGTGTGGTCCGCGGGCGTGTTCACGTTCAGGAACAACACCTCCGGCTCCCCCCACAGCCGCACCTCCTGCAGGGGGAGGCGCACCGTCCGAACCCGCTCCAGCAGGTCCACCAGCCGCCGCTCGCCGTCACGCAGCATCCGCTCCGCCTCGGCGAGGCAGGTCACGGAATAGAAGGCGCACAGCGGCTCGATGCCGCGCCTGCCGGTGCTCTCCGGAACGACGGCGTCCGCGCTGCCCTCCGCCGCCCGGTCCGCGAGCCGGCGCAGCAGCCCCGGCGCGAGGAAGGGCATGTCGCAGGCAATGCAGAGGGCGCCGGCCCGCCCCTCGTCCGCGGCCCAGCGGAGCGCCGCGTGGACTCCGCCCAGCGCCCCCGCGCCGGGGACGGCGTCCGGCCGCACCGGCAGGTCGAGGAGGTAGAACATCTCCGGCTGGTTGGCGATCAGCACCACCTCTCCCAGCGCGTCGCGCGCCGCCGCGGCCACGCGGTCGATGACGCGGGCGCCGCCGACGCGCGCGAGCGCCTTGGGCGATCCGAAGC comes from the Longimicrobiaceae bacterium genome and includes:
- a CDS encoding BrnT family toxin; protein product: IPPVLRTSLASSVTPPAEPPLRALSTANPAVDSVPPPKAPFFNSLLEEERLLLLGQSTAGRYLVVALTERGDTVRIISARLMTSRERRTYERQTRS
- the glp gene encoding gephyrin-like molybdotransferase Glp, translating into MSRGRTADWVSVQEARGTILRLVAPLAPERRALLNALGSVLAEDVASPVDLPPWDNSAMDGFAVRSADVLGASPEAPRVLRVVDDVPAGSFPSRPVGPGEAIRVMTGAPFPEGADGVVRVEHTDGAAAVGTPEGRVEVRSDADAGKNVRRRGEDVRRGEVVLRAGTPLRAAELGVAASLGRAELPVVRRPRVAVLASGDELVEVEGFAEVLAGRRIVSSNSYALAAQLAESGIEAQVLGIAADTPESLRERLEDARGCDALVTTAGISVGEHDHVRAVMEALETEVSFWRVRARPGSAFAFGRVAGLGGIPWFGLPGNPVSTMVTFEVLVRPALLRMCGRRAVFPPTEPARLRDPVSMQPGLTHFLRVRLDRADGHLSASLTGSQSSGVLTSMAAADGLLVVPESGGDFGAGDTLSVIVLGGAPLREEAGY
- a CDS encoding molybdenum cofactor guanylyltransferase, whose translation is MAHPPARRSPPAPLPPFAAVLAGGESRRFGSPKALARVGGARVIDRVAAAARDALGEVVLIANQPEMFYLLDLPVRPDAVPGAGALGGVHAALRWAADEGRAGALCIACDMPFLAPGLLRRLADRAAEGSADAVVPESTGRRGIEPLCAFYSVTCLAEAERMLRDGERRLVDLLERVRTVRLPLQEVRLWGEPEVLFLNVNTPADHTRAEEIARSGKEHDAMR